The proteins below come from a single Scatophagus argus isolate fScaArg1 chromosome 15, fScaArg1.pri, whole genome shotgun sequence genomic window:
- the adss1 gene encoding adenylosuccinate synthetase isozyme 1 isoform X2 codes for MFGFVISAERSQGGNNAGHTVVVDGKEYDFHLLPSGIINPKSTSLIGNGVVIHLPGLFEEGDKNEKKGLKGWEKRLIVSDRAHLVFDFHQVVDDLQETERQAQEGKTIGTTKKGIGPAYSSKASRTGLRVCDLLGDFKDFSTRFKNLVRQYQSMYPSLTVDVEDQLKKLKEYAERLRPMVRDGVYYMYEALHGSPKKILVEGANAALLDIDFGTYPFVTSSNCTVGGACTGLGIPPLNIGDVFGVSKAYTTRVGIGAFPTEQLNAVGELLQTRGHEVGVTTGRKRRCGWLDLVIVRYAHMINGFTAIALTKLDILDVLDEIKVGVAYKLNGKRIPHFPANMDVLQKVEVEYETFPGWKTDTSAARKWNDLPAKAQNYIRFIENHIGVPIKWVGVGKSRECMIQMF; via the exons GGAGGTAACAATGCAGGACACACAGTGGTCGTGGATGGCAAGGAGTATGACTTCCACCTTCTCCCCAGTGGAATCATCAACCCCAAAAGCACATCACTCATTG GTAATGGAGTGGTCATACATCTACCTGGCTTGTTTGAGGAAGGTgataaaaatgagaagaaag GTCTGAAAGGCTGGGAGAAGAGACTAATTGTCTCAGACAGAGCTCACCTCG TGTTTGACTTCCACCAAGTTGTCGATGACTTACAGGAAACTGAAAGACAAGCACAAGAAGGAAAGAC CATTGGAACAACCAAGAAGGGCATCGGACCTGCGTACTCGAGCAAAGCATCTCGCACTGGCCTACGTGTTTGTGACCTCCTGGGTGACTTTAAGGACTTCTCCACAAG ATTCAAAAATCTTGTCCGCCAGTACCAATCCATGTATCCATCCTTGACGGTTGATGTTGAAGACCAACTGAAAAAACTCAAG GAGTATGCTGAGAGATTGCGGCCGATGGTCAGAGATGGGGTCTATTACATGTATGAAGCTCTTCATGGATCTCCAAAGAAAATTCTGGTTGAAGGGGCCAACGCTGCTCTTCTTGATATTGACTTTG GCACATATCCTTTTGTGACATCATCAAACTGCACTGTGGGCGGGGCGTGCACTGGTCTCGGCATCCCCCCTTTGAATATTGGTGATGTGTTTGGTGTATCAAAGGCCTACACTACCAGAGTGGGAATAGGAGCCTTCCCCACAGAACAACTCAAT GCAGTGGGAGAGCTTCTGCAGACAAGGGGTCATGAGGTGGGTGTAACCACGGGAAGAAAGCGACGTTGCGGCTGGTTGGATCTTGTCATCGTCAGATATGCTCATATGATTAATGGCTTCACAGC CATTGCTTTGACAAAACTTGACATTCTGGATGTGCTAGATGAAATTAAAGTTGGAGTCGCCTATAAGCTCAATGGGAAAAGAATTCCTCATTTCCCAG CCAACATGGATGTTTTGCAAAAGGTGGAGGTTGAATATGAGACCTTCCCTGGTTGGAAGACTGACACATCTGCAGCCAGGAAGTGGAACGACCTCCCGGCCAAGGCACAAAACTACATCCGTTTCATCGAGAACCACATTGGAGTTCCTA tCAAGTGGGTTGGTGTTGGAAAGTCCAGAGAGTGTATGATCCAGATGTTCTAA
- the siva1 gene encoding apoptosis regulatory protein Siva, with the protein MPKRACPFPETFSSQYKIHIGQQELNNYGVFGNKYKQEIYEKTKNLLFKGAKAMMGKIWTGEEKYAVPQPTGQLEAPACGQALLKGQTLIGHDGRLTRANAAQGVAVAPAGCCVCQKSQGSRTSCSQCDRLACSSCTRQCSSCSSLCCSICTITDYSGQYDEILCCSCST; encoded by the exons ATGCCGAAACGAGCTTGTCCTTTTCCTGAAACCTTCTCTTCCCAATACAAAATACATATCGGACAACAGGAGCTGAATAATTACGGTGTGTTTGGGAATAAATACAAGCAAGAAATCTACG aaaagacaaagaatcTGCTCTTCAAAGGTGCCAAGGCTATGATGGGCAAAATATGGACTGGGGAGGAGAAGTACGCCGTCCCTCAGCCCACTGGACAACTTGAAGCTCCTGCATGCGGCCAGGCACTCTTAAAAGGACAGACACTGATTGGACATGATGGGAGACTGACGAGAGCAAACGCTGCACAAG GTGTGGCTGTGGctcctgcaggctgctgtgtttgtcagaaGAGCCAGGGGTCCAGGACATCATGCTCTCAATGTGACCGTCTAGCCTGTTCCTCCTGTACCCGACAgtgctccagctgctccagtcTCTGCTGCTCCATCTGTACTATCACAGA TTACAGTGGGCAATATGATGAAatactgtgctgcagctgctcaacGTAG